CGCTGCACGATATATTAACCAATCACTTAAAGGAGAAGAACGTTCCCTACATATGACGTAATTCGAAAATGACTTAAACTAGAGTTATTCTAGTTAAAAATGGAATTAATTTCCTTAAGAAATGGTTTTCATTATTATGATATAGTACTTTACAATGAAAATCATTTTAAAATAATAAATAGTGTGCTATTATTGACAGAATGCGGTTGTAGGGATTAAACTAATTATAAAGATTATAATTTAAGAATGAATTATTTTTGTATAAACTATTGAAAGCGAGGTGGATGAGGGTGTCTGAAAACAGATTGCAAGAGGCTATTAATACATTGAAAGCTTCAGGCGTCCGTATCACTCCACAACGACATGCAGTTCTTGAGTATTTACTCAATTCGATGGTTCATCCTACAGCTGATGATATTTATAAAGCTCTTGAGGGTAAATTTCCAAATATGAGTGTAGCAACTGTTTATAATAATTTACGTGTTTTGCGTGAAGTAGGCTTAGTAAGAGAATTAACGTATGGCGACTCTTCAAGCAGATTTGATTGTAATACTTCAGATCATTACCATATTATTTGTAACTCATGTGGAAAAATTGTTGACTTTCATTATCCTTCATTAGATGAAGTGGAGGCATTAGCTGAACAGGTAACTGGTTTTAAAGTCAGTCACCACCGCATGGAATTGTATGGTGAATGTGAAGAATGTCAAAAGGAAGCAAAAAACAAACAAAAAAGTGGTTAATCATTGAAATCTCTATTGTGACTGCAATGGAGATTTTTCATCCTGGCGCCTGAGTTCAAGGTGGGGAAGTTTTGAGTACCGTTTGTACAGGATGTACTGATATCTACGCCTGTCACAAGGACGTGGGCAGTTTGTACGAGCATTAGTATGGGCTTCCTCGAAACCCATTCTCATGCAAGGAAAGGATATCCCTTTTTCAAGAGATGTAGGAGCAAGATAATGCAAAAATTCGATGTATCTATTTTAGTGCACTTGTTAAACAATCTCTTAAATGGAGCCTATCAAAACCATTGATGTAGTGGGAAGATCCACTACATCAATGGTTATTTTTTATTTTGATTCTCTTCCGACTTCTTTGTTTTGCTATAACGTCTTGTGTTGTATTTTTCATCAAATTCTTTTCCTTCTAGATCTTTATCTAGGGTTAGCGGTTGTTTACAATGCATACAAGCGTCAACGCGTCCAAGCATCTTCGTTGGTTTTTCACAGCTGGGACACATGATTGGTACAGCTTTTAGCGATAAGGTCCCAATCCAAAGATAAACAACACAACTTAATATAACCATTAAAACACCTAGAATAAAAAAGGTAACCATTAACCAAGGAATTTTTTTGGTTAGTATTCCCCCATACATAAGAAGAATCCCGGCAAATATAAGAATCAATGCAAAGGATCTAATTTTATTAATTTTGCTTGAATAAACGATTTGTGCCATGTTAATCCCCCTAATCCTTCAATAGGTAGTATAGCATATATTTATATAAAGTGAATCTTCAATCAGTAAGTGAGTCTACTATCTCTCGCTGATGTTTAGTTGTTCAAAGGGATGGGCTAAAGAGATTTTTAATAGACTTGGATATTTATCCCGTATATAAGGTGCTGTAAGGCTTAGGAGTTGGATCTGTACTGCAACATTTTAAGTTGGAGATAACAGTACCTAAATACTCTATTTCGTAAGAGGACATTAGCTCAACCATTACGTTACTAACCATCAGTAAGGAGGGATGAACCCCCCAATAGATGAAGATTCACTGTTATAAGCAATTGAATCTTCCGTTTTACCCCGTATTTTTTTCGCCTCTAAGTACTAAGTAAAAGCTTTACTAATGATAATATTTGAGCTGAACAAAGGCGGGGGCGCCCGTTTAGCAACGTAGCGAATGGAACAAATCAACGAAAGATAAAGGAATCATGCCACTAAAAAGGGGGTATGCCGACGTCTGGGCGGCAAGCCCGTTTTTAGTCGGCCTTCCTCTAGCGATGAACCGATGAGGCCTTATCGTAGGGCGCATTTCGTGAAGTCGCACCGTTGCTGGGCTCATGCGCCGGACTTGGCTATTCGGTTATTTCGTATCCATAAGCACCTCATTTTATAGTTTCTTATCTTATAAAAAAGGATTTTACCCTTTTACAGCGAATGTAATATAATACGACAATTTATGCAAATCATTGTGTAAATCTTTGTCAATTGTCCATGCAACCCATTGACAATCTTTCGTTTTGATTATAAAAATACAGAAGTAGCTTACAAATAGCAAAATGAAAAAATATCCCGCATATAAATTGCTGTTAGACTCCTACTTCAAGATATGAGATTCACACTACAACAATTCTTAAGTTGGAGCTAGTCAATTTAGTAAGAGACTTTTAGGTTATACTTAAGTAGTACTTTCAATCAGTAGTGGATAAAAGAAAACCCTCTGATTACTTGCAAAATTTATCATGTTTTTACAATAGAGCGAAATGAAAATGGAGGAAATAATAATGGAGCGTTTCCTACGATCAATTTATCAACATCATGCCAGTGACTCAAATGTATTAGGCATATTAACAGTAGAAAAAACGAAACCAGACAGTCCGATTACGGATAATTTCGATGTAATTCTTCTTATTATTGTTCAGGAAGCTGAAAAAGTGTGGAATGTGAAACATTACGAATTTGCAAACAAGGCGTGTGCTCTTCATATAGTGGCGGAAGAACTGTTAATGGAGTGGATTGATACTAGCGGTTATCGAAATGCAGTGGAATGGATTATATATGGAAGAGTAGTCTTTGATCGAAATGAATTTATTCAGGAATTAAAAAATACGTTACAAGATTTTCCTGATTCTAAGCGAGATTTACGTAAAATAATAGAGTTTGGAAAGCTAATAAAAAGCTATAACGAGGCGAAAGAGTTGTTAGTAGCTGGAGAGTATATGGATTCAAACAGCAAGATTTTATATTCGCTTCATTATTTGGCAAGATTGGCTGTTATTGAAAAAGGATATTATCCTGAAGTGACTGTTTGGAACCAAGTAAAACAAATAGATATCGAAGTTTATAAACTATATGAAGAATTTATCGAGAATAAAGAAGAACAGAAAAAGAGAGTACAATTAATGCTACTAGCAATGGATTATGTTATTAATGGGAGAGCAGAGATGGCCGTGAAACATTTATTGGATATTATGAAGTCTGAGGGCGGATCTTGGTATTACGGTGAACTGCAAGCATTACCGAAACTACAAGCCTATTCTTTAGATTTGTCTGCAATAATGACTTATTTAGTTGAGAAAGGGATGATTATGATTGATACAGAGCCAACAAAAGGAGAAGGCGTATATCATAGAAAATATACTGTAGGTAAATAGTGTAACGATTGTTGGTGATTTTCATATAGTATAGAGGCAATTATTTTATGGCTTATATGCGTGTTTGCTTCTGTCTTGTTTGCTGGAGAGTCTTATTGCTGAACAAATTAAAGAAGATATACTACTCAGGGCTCTGAAAAGTGTTGTCCTATGCTAAGAAACCATTTGTCAAAGGGTATGAAGAAGGTGTTTCGTTTTACAAAAAAATAAGGACGCATTGTTGGTATGGCATTTCTGGAGCAAGATTATAGTAAAAAAAGTCTTTATGAAGGTAATGGAATGGAGAGTGTATGTTTAATAGTACAATTAAGTAAGGTGACATGAGGAAAATAATCATACTTCGTTTAACGAATAGCAGATATTTCCCTTCTTCTTTTTAATGTACAGGAGTTGCAAGTGTAAGATAAAGCAAGGCTTTATTCCTGATCCGTTGAATGATATGTTATAGAGGCTTTTTATATGAAATGTATCATTTAGAAAAAAATATTATAAATTAGGATTGACTTTAGAATGAAGCCATGATAGAGTGATAAGCGTCGCAAAAATTCCAGTGAATTTAACGACAAGCATTTTTTTAAAAAAGATATTGACTTAACTATAAGTGATATGTTATATTAAGGAAGTCGCCAATTTGAAGCGGAAAAACATCTTGAAAAAAGTTGTTGACAAAGTAGTTTCATAATGGTATAATAAAGAAGTTGTGTCGTAAAAAAGGCGCTAACAAATTTGCTCTTTGAAAACTGAACAAAACAACCAGTATGTCAAGAAAAGCAATCTCTGTTTTTCTTTTAAAAAATCGACCGAGAGCAATCTCGGAAGAAGCTAAGAATGATGAAGAATGGTGTTCATCATCACAAACTTTTATGGTAAATGAGTAACACGTTACTCATTTACACAAGTGCAACTTCGCTTTTGTAAATACCAAAAGTGAGTTTTCTTTGGAGAGTTTGATCTTGGCTCAGGACGAACGCTGGCGGCGTGCCTAATACATGCAAGTCGAGCGCGGGAAGCAAGCAGATCTCCTTCGGGGGTGACGCTTGTGGAACGAGCGGCGGACGGGTGAGTAACACGTGGGCAACCTACCTGTAAGACTGGGATAACTCCGGGAAACCGGGGCTAATACCGGATGATACATATCGTCGCATGACGAGATGTTGAAAGGCGGCATATGCTGTCACTTACAGATGGGCCCGCGGCGCATTAGCTAGTTGGTGAGATAAAAGCTCACCAAGGCGACGATGCGTAGCCGACCTGAGAGGGTGATCGGCCACACTGGGACTGAGACACGGCCCAGACTCCTACGGGAGGCAGCAGTAGGGAATCTTCCGCAATGGACGAAAGTCTGACGGAGCAACGCCGCGTGAGTGATGAAGGTTTTCGGATCGTAAAACTCTGTTGTTAGGGAAGAACAAGTGCCATTCGAATAGGTTGGCACCTTGACGGTACCTAACCAGAAAGCCCCGGCTAACTACGTGCCAGCAGCCGCGGTAATACGTAGGGGGCAAGCGTTGTCCGGAATTATTGGGCGTAAAGCGCGCGCAGGCGGTCCTTTAAGTCTGATGTGAAAGCCCACGGCTTAACCGTGGAGGGCCATTGGAAACTGGGGGACTTGAGTACAGAAGAGGAGAGTGGAATTCCACGTGTAGCGGTGAAATGCGTAGAGATGTGGAGGAACACCAGTGGCGAAGGCGACTCTCTGGTCTGTAACTGACGCTGAGGTGCGAAAGCGTGGGTAGCGAACAGGATTAGATACCCTGGTAGTCCACGCCGTAAACGATGAGTGCTAGGTGTTAGGGGGTTTCCGCCCCTTAGTGCTGAAGTTAACGCATTAAGCACTCCGCCTGGGGAGTACGGCCGCAAGGCTGAAACTCAAAAGAATTGACGGGGACCCGCACAAGCGGTGGAGCATGTGGTTTAATTCGAAGCAACGCGAAGAACCTTACCAGGTCTTGACATCCTCTGACGCCCCTAGAGATAGGGAGTTCCCTTCGGGGACAGAGTGACAGGTGGTGCATGGTTGTCGTCAGCTCGTGTCGTGAGATGTTGGGTTAAGTCCCGCAACGAGCGCAACCCTTGATCTTAGTTGCCAGCATTTAGTTGGGCACTCTAAGGTGACTGCCGGTGACAAACCGGAGGAAGGTGGGGATGACGTCAAATCATCATGCCCCTTATGACCTGGGCTACACACGTGCTACAATGGATGGAACAAAGGGCAGCGAAGCCGCGAGGCCAAGCAAATCCCATAAAACCATTCTCAGTTCGGATTGCAGGCTGCAACTCGCCTGCATGAAGCCGGAATCGCTAGTAATCGCGGATCAGCATGCCGCGGTGAATACGTTCCCGGGTCTTGTACACACCGCCCGTCACACCACGAGAGTTGGTAACACCCGAAGTCGGTGAGGTAACCTTTTGGAGCCAGCCGCCGAAGGTGGGACCAATGATTGGGGTGAAGTCGTAACAAGGTAGCCGTATCGGAAGGTGCGGCTGGATCACCTCCTTTCTAAGGAATAGATAGGAAGCTTTGGCGTTGTTTGAACGTTGAAGCTAGACTATGCGGAAGACATACTTGGTTGTTTGGTTCAGTTTTGAGAGAGTAAATTATACCTCTCAAGGATAAAAGGATTTTCTGTTAAAATCCGTCACGTCCTGTGACGAACACAGAAGTCACGACATCCTGTAGAAACTTTGTACCTTGAAAACTAAATAAGAGTAACAACGACATCAAACTAAAAGCGGAAGCGAATGTGTAGCGATGTACAGACTGGACTGACTCGAAGGAGATAAAGGAAACACGGTGAACGCAAGTGAATCGATGTTGACTTATCGTATGGAGAGGAAGGAAGTCATGCTATTGCTATGAGCTGAAGCTAGAAAACCAAAAGCTGAAAAGTAATATGCTTATTCATAAATAGAAAGTTAGTTAAGTGAATAAGGGCGCACGGTGGATGCCTTGGCACTAGGAGCCGAAGAAGGACGGGACTAACACCGATATGTCCCGGGGAGTCGTAAGTAGACGTCGATCCGGGAATTTCCGAATGGGGGAACCCACTGCTCGTAATGGAGTAGTACTTTTATCTGAATTCATAGGATAGAAGAGGCATACCCGGGGAACTGAAACATCTCAGTACCCGGAGGAAGAGAAAGCAAATGCGATTTCCCAAGTAGCGGCGAGCGAAACGGAAACAGCCCAAACCAGAAGGCTTGCCTTCTGGGGTTGTAGGACACTCCATAGGAGTTATCAAGAGATTCTTTAGATGAAGCGATCTGGAAAGGTTGGCCAAAGAAGGTAACAGCCCTGTAATCGAAAAGGAATCTCCTCCGGAGTGTATCCTGAGTACGGCGGAACACGAGGAATTCCGTCGGAATCCGGGAGGACCATCTCCCAAGGCTAAATACTCCCTAGTGACCGATAGTGAACCAGTACCGTGAGGGAAAGGTGAAAAGCACCCCGGGAGGGGAGTGAAAGAGAACCTGAAACCGTGTGCCTACAAGTAGTCGAAGCCCGTTAATGGGTGACGGCGTACCTTTTGTAGAATGGACCGGCGAGTTACGATCGTATGCAAGGTTAAGTGGAAGACACGGAGCCGCAGCGAAAGCGAGTCTGAATAGGGCGATATAGTATGCGGTCGTAGACCCGAAACCGTGTGATCTACCCATGTCCAGGGTGAAGGTCAGGTAACACTGACTGGAGGCCCGAACCCACGTATGTTGAAAAATGCGGGGATGAGGTGTGGGTAGGGGTGAAATGCCAATCGAACACGGAGATAGCTGGTTCTCTCCGAAATAGCTTTAGGGCTAGCCTCAAGGAAAGAGTACTGGAGGTAGAGCACTGATTGAACTAGGGGCCCTCATCGGGTTACCGAATTCAGTCAAACTCCGAATGCCAGCTACTTATCCTTGGGAGTCAGACTATGGGTGATAAGGTTCATAGTCGAAAGGGAAACAGCCCAGACCGCCAGCTAAGGTCCCAAAGTATACGTTAAGTGGAAAAGGATGTGGAGTTGCCCAGACAACCAGGATGTTGGCTTAGAAGCAGCCACCATTTAAAGAGTGCGTAATAGCTCACTGGTCGAGTGACTCTGCGCCGAAAATGTACCGGGGCTAAACGTATCACCGAAGCTGCGGATTGTTCTACGAACAATGGTAGGAGAGCGTTCAAAGTGCAGTGAAGTCAGATCGTGAGGACTGGTGGAGCGCTTTGAAGTGAGAATGCCGGTATGAGTAGCGAAAAAAGAGTGAGAATCTCTTTCACCGAATGCCTAAGGTTTCCTGAGGAAGGCTCGTCCTCTCAGGGTTAGTCGGGACCTAAGCCGAGGCCGAAAGGCGTAGGCGATGGACAACAGGTAGATATTCCTGTACCACCTCATGAACGTTTGAACGATGGGGGGACGCAGTAGGATAAGGAATGCGCACGGATGGATGTGTGCGCCCAAGCAGTGAGAAAGTCGGATAGGCAAATCCGTCCGATAATTTCAAGCTGTGACGGGGAGGGAAATAGAGTACCGAAGTTCCGGATTTCACACTGCCAAGAAAAGCCTCTAGTAAGTTCATAGGTGCCCGTACCGCAAACCGACACAGGTAGGCGAGGAGAGAATCCTAAGGTGAGCGGGAGAACTCTCGTTAAGGAACTCGGCAAAATGACCCCGTAACTTCGGGAGAAGGGGTGCTCCTTTAAGGAGGAGCCGCAGTGAATAGGCCCAAGCGACTGTTTAGCAAAAACACAGGTCTCTGCGAAGCCGAAAGGCGAAGTATAGGGGCTGACACCTGCCCGGTGCTGGAAGGTTAAGGGGAAACGTTAGTGCTTCGGCACGAAGCGTAGAACCGAAGCCCCAGTAAACGGCGGCCGTAACTATAACGGTCCTAAGGTAGCGAAATTCCTTGTCGGGTAAGTTCCGACCCGCACGAAAGGTGCAACGACTTGGGCACTGTCTCAACGAGAGACCCGGTGAAATTATACTATGCGTGAAGATGCGCATTACCCGCGACAGGACGGAAAGACCCCGTGGAGCTTTACTGTAGCCTGATATTGAATGTTGGTACAGCTTGTACAGGATAGGTGGGAGCCATCGAAGCGTGAGCGCTAGCTTACGTGGAGGCAACCGTGGGATACCACCCTGGCTGTACGAACCTTCTAACCCAGGGCCGTGATCCGGTCCGGAGACAGTGTCAGGCGGGCAGTTTGACTGGGGCGGTCGCCTCCCAAAAGGTAACGGAGGCGCCCAAAGGTTCCCTCAGAATGGTTGGAAATCATTCGCAGAGTGTAAAGGCAGAAGGGAGCTTGACTGCGAGACCTACAAGTCGAGCAGGGACGAAAGTCGGGCTTAGTGATCCGGTGGTTCCGCATGGAAGGGCCATCGCTCAACGGATAAAAGCTACCCCGGGGATAACAGGCTTATCTCCCCCAAGAGTTCACATCGACGGGGAGGTTTGGCACCTCGATGTCGGCTCATCGCATCCTGGGGCTGTAGTCGGTCCCAAGGGTTGGGCTGTTCGCCCATTAAAGCGGTACGCGAGCTGGGTTCAGAACGTCGTGAGACAGTTCGGTCCCTATCCGTCGTGGGCGCAGGAGGTTTGAGAGGAGCTGTCCTTAGTACGAGAGGACCGGGATGGACACACCGCTGGTGTACCAGTTGTTCCGCCAGGAGCATAGCTGGGTAGCTACGTGTGGCAGGGATAAGTGCTGAAAGCATCTAAGCATGAAGCCCCCCTCAAGATGAGACTTCCCATCACTAAAAGTGAGTAAGATCCCTCAGAGATGATGAGGTTGATAGGTCCGAGGTGGAAGCGTGGTGACACGTGTAGCTGACGGATACTAATCGATCGAGGACTTAACTAACCATTTTGGAAGATGAATCGTTGGATGATCTCTTATTTAGTTTTTGAGGTATAAATCAGGAATCGATTTTTTTCAACAAAAACCTTGATTTTTTCTCGAAAACGCTTATAATAAGATTTGTGCCTATTTTTTAGCACACAACGACAGAAACTTTGTCTGGTAGTAATGGCGGAGAGGTCACACCTGTTCCCATGCCGAACACAGAAGTTAAGCTCTCCAGCGCCGATGGTAGTTGGGGCTTTGCCCCTGCAAGAGTAGGACGCCGCCAGGCATTGTAATTCTAATTGGTATCATTCCACAGTAGCTCAGTGGTAGAGCAATCGGCTGTTAACCGATCGGTCGTAGGTTCGAATCCTACCTGTGGAGCCAATGGAGAGCTGTCCGAGTGGCCGAAGGAGCACGATTGGAAATCGTGTAGGCCGTTACCGCGGCCTCGAGGGTTCGAATCCCTCGCTCTCCGCCACTATCATATAAATTTCATATTGGCCCGTTGGTCAAGCGGTTAAGACACCGCCCTTTCACGGCGGTAACACGGGTTCGAATCCCGTACGGGTCACCATTTCAGGAGGATTAGCTCAGCTGGGAGAGCACTTGCCTTACAAGCAAGGGGTCGCAGGTTCGAGCCCTGCATCCTCCACCAGTACGAATAGTCTAAAACGCTTGAAACTTCATTTTGTATCTTATATACTGTCTTATAGGCGGTTTAGTGGATATAATTATATCGCGGGGTGGAGCAGTCTGGTAGCTCGTTGGGCTCATAACCCAAAGGTCGTAGGTTCAAATCCTGCCCCCGCAACCAATATTATTATAAGATAGATGTTTTGGTCCGGTAGTTCAGTTGGTTAGAATGCCTGCCTGTCACGCAGGAGGTCGCGGGTTCGAGTCCCGTCCGGACCGCCACTTTAAAATGTGTTTGACTTTTATACATAAAACAAATGGCTCGATAGCTCAGTCGGTAGAGCAAGGGACTGAAAATCCCTGTGTCGGCGGTTCGATTCCGTCTCGAGCCACCATTTTTGTTTCAACATAGTGGAGGGGTAGCGAAGTGGCTAAACGCGGCGGACTGTAAATCCGCTCCCTCAGGGTTCGGGAGTTCGAATCTCTCCCCCTCCACCATTTTTTGCATATAGGGGTATAGTTTAATGGTAAAACGAAGGTCTCCAAAACCTTTGATGTGGGTTCGATTCCTACTACCCCTGCCAACTAAATATGGCGGCCGTGGCGAAGTGGTTAACGCACCGGATTGTGGCTCCGGCATACGTGGGTTCGATCCCCACCGGTCGCCCTTTTTGTATATTGGGCCATAGCCAAGCGGTAAGGCATCGGGTTTTGATCCCGTGTACCCTAGGTTCGAATCCTAGTGGCCCAGCCATTAAGCGGAAGTAGTTCAGTGGTAGAACACCACCTTGCCAAGGTGGGGGTCGCGGGTTCGAATCCCGTCTTCCGCTCCAATTTTATATTTAATGGCGGTATAGCCAAGTGGTAAGGCAGAGGTCTGCAAAACCTTTATCACCGGTTCAAATCCGGTTACCGCCTCCATGCCGGTGTGGCGGAATTGGCAGACGCGCGGGACTCAAAATCCCGTTCCCTTTTTGGGAGTGTCGGTTCGACCCCGACCACCGGTACCAACTTTATACACACAAATTACTAAATACTATTATCGTAAGAGATAAGACAGGTGAATAACCTGTCTTTTTTGCATTATATAAGGATTAAATTCCTTTAGTAACAAGTATTTAAGGCTCTATACTAAATGTGGTGGTACTCCTTATTGTGCCAATGCACAGAAAGATGCAAAAAAATACACTCACTCCCCTCTCTTTTGATAACCTTGAGTTGCAGACACAAAAGGTAAAGGAGAGGGAAAGAGTGCAATATCATCTTATCATAGATTTATTGGGGATAAAAGATAAACAAGTAGAAGTATGGGATATAAAAGAAGAACCCGCGACATGGTTGGTAGAGCTTTATACGAAAGTTAAAAAGCAAACATGTCCATCCTGTAAAGCGAAAACAAAGCGAGTGCACAGCTACCGAAAACAGTTGATTCAAGGGTCAAATCTATCCCATACATCCGTGAAAATTTCTCTGCGAAAAAGAAGATATCTATGTACCCATTGCCACCATACCTTTTATGAACATTTACAAATGGTGGATCGGTATCAAAGGTGCACCAATTCATTACAAATGAGCGCACGAACTTACTCGGCAATCGGTTCATTTACGGATGCAGCCCGTTTATCTGGTATGACAACGAATCGATTAATCCGTTTGTTTGATCGTCATCCCCTGCAAACAAAGAAGGTTCTACCACGTGCTATAGCTATTGATGAGTTTAAAGGAGATGCAGGAGGAGAGAGGTTTCAAACAGTCATTGCAGATGTGGAGAACAAAGAAATCATCGATATTTTACCGGACAGAAAAGTAGATACCATAAAAGAGTATTTACAATCCCGTGATACGAGTAAAGTCCAAATCGTCGTTATGGATTTGTCAAAATCCTTTAAACAAGCTGTACAAAAAGCATTAGGCAATCCATTGATTATTGCCGATCGATTTCACTATATGAGGCAAGTATATTGGGCACTGGATGAAGTACGCCGAGAAGTTCAGAGGGATTTGGATAAAAAGCCACGTATCCAGATGAAACGTAGTAAAAAACTGTTATGGAAATCGGTATATAAACTGGATGAAGAAGAGTCAGAAAAGGTACAAAAGCTTCTTGATATTGATCCCAGATTACAAAAAGCCTATGCACTTAAGAATAAGTTAGATCAATGGTTTAAGGAAAGCGATAAGGATACAGCTAAAGCTGGATTAGAAGCATGTA
This genomic interval from Virgibacillus pantothenticus contains the following:
- the perR gene encoding peroxide-responsive transcriptional repressor PerR produces the protein MRVSENRLQEAINTLKASGVRITPQRHAVLEYLLNSMVHPTADDIYKALEGKFPNMSVATVYNNLRVLREVGLVRELTYGDSSSRFDCNTSDHYHIICNSCGKIVDFHYPSLDEVEALAEQVTGFKVSHHRMELYGECEECQKEAKNKQKSG
- a CDS encoding YgzB family protein gives rise to the protein MAQIVYSSKINKIRSFALILIFAGILLMYGGILTKKIPWLMVTFFILGVLMVILSCVVYLWIGTLSLKAVPIMCPSCEKPTKMLGRVDACMHCKQPLTLDKDLEGKEFDEKYNTRRYSKTKKSEENQNKK
- a CDS encoding ISL3 family transposase encodes the protein MQYHLIIDLLGIKDKQVEVWDIKEEPATWLVELYTKVKKQTCPSCKAKTKRVHSYRKQLIQGSNLSHTSVKISLRKRRYLCTHCHHTFYEHLQMVDRYQRCTNSLQMSARTYSAIGSFTDAARLSGMTTNRLIRLFDRHPLQTKKVLPRAIAIDEFKGDAGGERFQTVIADVENKEIIDILPDRKVDTIKEYLQSRDTSKVQIVVMDLSKSFKQAVQKALGNPLIIADRFHYMRQVYWALDEVRREVQRDLDKKPRIQMKRSKKLLWKSVYKLDEEESEKVQKLLDIDPRLQKAYALKNKLDQWFKESDKDTAKAGLEACMQTLKESGMDSFQRVYHTFQRWKTEILQSFMYPFNNGYIEGINNKIKVLKRKSYGIKNFSRLKNKILWQQEVNKLI
- a CDS encoding nucleotidyltransferase-like protein encodes the protein MERFLRSIYQHHASDSNVLGILTVEKTKPDSPITDNFDVILLIIVQEAEKVWNVKHYEFANKACALHIVAEELLMEWIDTSGYRNAVEWIIYGRVVFDRNEFIQELKNTLQDFPDSKRDLRKIIEFGKLIKSYNEAKELLVAGEYMDSNSKILYSLHYLARLAVIEKGYYPEVTVWNQVKQIDIEVYKLYEEFIENKEEQKKRVQLMLLAMDYVINGRAEMAVKHLLDIMKSEGGSWYYGELQALPKLQAYSLDLSAIMTYLVEKGMIMIDTEPTKGEGVYHRKYTVGK